In Microbacterium terrisoli, the genomic stretch GCAGGCGCAGGTCGTTGCAGATCTTCGACAGCTTGATCGCGCTGCGCTTGAGCGACGAGGAGAACGACATGAACGAGCCGGTGTCGCTGGTGGCCTCGACAAGGTCGGATGCGGTGGCCAGATCCAGACCCGTGATCTCGCGCAGATGCCGCAGGACCGCCGGCGCGTAGCCGGGGTGGGTGGTGATGCCGGTGCCGATGGCGGTGGCGCCCATGTTGATCTCGAACATGAGGCTGGCGTTCTCCGTCAGCCGCTGGTGGTCGTAGCCGAGTGTGGAGGCGAACCCGTGGAACTCCTGCCCCAGCGTCATGGGCACGGCATCCTGCAGCTGCGTGCGACCGACCTTCAGGATGTCGTGGAACTCGACGGCCTTGGCCAGGAACGACGCGCGCAGCAGGCTCATCTCTTCGAGCAGGCTCTGCAGCAGCAGCGACAGACCCACCTTGACCGCGGTCGGGTACACGTCGTTGGTGGATTGGCTGCGGTTGGTGTCATCGATCGGCGCGAGGAAGGCATAGTCGCCCTTCTCGCGGCCGGCCAGCTCCAGGGCGACGTTGGTGATGACCTCGTTCGCGTTCATGTTGGTCGACGTGCCCGCGCCGCCCTGGATGACGCCGACCACGAATTGGTCGTGGAACTTGCCGTCGATCACGAGCTGCGCGGCGCGATCGATGAGATCTGCCTTCTCGTGCGAGAGCACGCCGATCTCGCGGTTCGCGCGCGCCGATGCCTGCTTGACCATCGCGAGGGCCTTCACGAAGTCGTCGTACACCGAGATCGGCCGCTTCGCGATCGGGAAGTTCGCCAGAGCCCGCGCCGTATGGATGCCCCAATAGGCATCGGCGGGGATCTCCATCGAGCCCAGTGAATCGGTCTCGGTGCGTGTGCGCATCGTTGCGTCCATAGCCATGTGTGTCAGCGTCCTTGTGGGTCACGGCGGATCGGAAGTGATCGCTTCGAGCTTACCTGCCCGCACACCACGATCCGGTGTACATCGGGTACAACCGCAAGCCGCCGGCTGTACCTGACGTCAGTCCGCGTTGCGCGGGGGTTTGCGTGCGAATCGCTCGAGCCGCTCCTCGGGACTCAGCGCAGCCATGGCCGCAAGCCACTCTTCATTGAAGACATCCGCCGTGGGTGCGTCGACCACGGGCACCACGGCGTGCGTGATCGTGTCGTCGTACACGTGGACGAGATGGAAGGACTGGCCGGCATCCATCCCGTTGACCTCCACCGCCGGACGCGCGAGGTTCATCGTGTAGCACGACGCGGCCGACACGCTCACCGGCACTCCCGCGAACATTCCATGCGTCGAGTAGTGCAGATGACCGGCGAGGATGCCGCGGACATCGGTGCCCGCGATCACCGCCGCCAACGCGTCCTGATGCCGCAGCTCGAGCAGGTCGAAGAACGGGATGTGGCCGGGCAGCGGCGGATGGTGCATCGCCAGCAGCGTGCCCAGCGGCGCGGGCTCTGCCAGCACGCCGCCCAGCCACTCCAGCTGAGCGGCATCCAGATCGCCGTGGTGCCAGCCGGGCACCGAGGAGTCGAGTGCGATCAGCCGCAGCCCGCTGAGGTCCCAGACGCCGGTGACGGGCTGCTGACTGGGTTCGCGCCCCAGCAGGGAGCGCCGCAGCTCGGGTCGTTCGTCGTGATTGCCGGCCACCCAGATCACGGGCGCGCCCAGGCGCTGCGCGACCGGTTCGACGGCCTGCTTCAACGCCACGTAGGCAGCAGGCTCACCGAGATCGGTCAGATCGCCGGTGAACACCAGGGCGTCGGGGCGCAGCGACAATCGCTCTATCGCCGCGAGCGTCCGCTGCAGGTTCGCCGAGGTGTCGTAACGCCCGTTCAGCGGACGGTTGCCACCCATCAGGTGCGTGTCGCTGACGTGGACGATGGTGCGAAGTGCTGGCGAGTGGGACCCGAAGCGAGGGAACGCGGCATCCATCCCCTCAGCCTAGGGGCGCAGCCCCCCGGACCCGCACAGCTTCAGTGGTTGAAGACGATCAGCAGGATGCCGCTGAGCACCGCCGCCCCGCACAGCGTGAACGACGCGCAGGCGGCGACGAACGCCAGGTCCTTCTGCGCCGTGGTCAGCGGGCTCTTCTTGGCGGCCTTCGCCGCCGCCTTCTCGGCACGTGCCGCCTCTTTCGGCGTGATCACCGTGATCGCATCGGTGAATTCAGCCGGGGCGACGACCGGCACCCGGCCCGCACGCACGAGCATGCGCACCCCGATCGCATAGAACCCGACGACGATGATCGCACCGCCCAGGGCCACGACGAAGACCTGCACGAATGCGAGCCAGTTGATGTCGACCGTCATTTCGCGCCCTTCCCGCCCGCGGCGTTCCTCGCTGCGGCGCCTCGTTCGGCTTCAGCGACCTTCTTCTTGCCGCCGGTCTTCTTGCCGTCCGCCTTCTTCTTCTTGTCCGTGCGCTTCTTCTCGCCGTCGCTCTTCTTGGCGTCGGCCTTCGCCTTCGCCTTCTTCTCGGCCTTCGCACGTGCTTCTTCTTCGAGCCGGCGGCGCTCGCGCTCGCGCTCTTCGGCTTTGCGGCGCGCCTTCTCTTCGGCCTTGCGACGTTCTTCTTCGCGGATGATCGCCCGCTGGCGACGCGTGGGCGGCGGGTTCTTCTTGACCTTGACCGCACGGCCCGACTCGGCCACGTCGCTCATCGCATTCGCCGCGGTGACGGCGTTGCGCCGCGACCGCAGGAACAGTCCGACGATCAGTGCCAGTGCCAGCACGCCATCGACGAGGATGCCCCAGTTGCCCAGCCATCCGACGATCAGCGCCGCCACCGCCCCGACCGCACCGGCCGCCGGCAGTGTCAGCAGCCATCCGACGGCGATCTTTCCAGCGGTGCCCCAGCGCACTTTCGATCCGCGGCGGCCGAGGCCCGAGCCGATGACCGATCCCGACGCGACCTGCGTCGTGGACAGCGCGAAGCCCACCGCGCTGGAGGCGAGGATCGTGGCGGCCGTCGCGGTCTCGGCGGCGAACCCCTGGGCGGGCTTGACGTCGGTCAGCCCCCTGCCGAGGGTGCGGATGATGCGCCAGCCGCCGAGGTAGGTGCCCAGCGCGATCGTGAACGCACAGGCCAGGATCACCCAGATGTGGGGCTCGGCCTGGTCCTTGTTCTGCCAGCCGGCCATGATCAGGGCGAGGGTGATGATGCCCATCGTCTTCTGCGCGTCGTTCGTGCCGTGCGCCAGAGCGACCATCGACGAGGTGAAGATCTGGCCCCAGCGGAAGCCGCTGCGTCCGTCGGGCTTGTTGTCGTACCGGCGGGTCAGCGCGTAGGCGAGCCGGGTGGCCAGGAACGCGACGATCCCGGCCGTCAGCGGCGAGAGCAGCGCCGGCAGGATGACCTTGCCGAACACTTCGCCGAAGTTGACCCCGATCACTCCCACACCCACGAGGGTCGCGCCGATCAGGCCGCCGAACAGAGCATGCGACGAGCTGGAGGGAAGGCCCAGCAGCCAGGTCAGCATGTTCCAGGCCACGGCGCCGATC encodes the following:
- a CDS encoding phosphodiesterase; the encoded protein is MDAAFPRFGSHSPALRTIVHVSDTHLMGGNRPLNGRYDTSANLQRTLAAIERLSLRPDALVFTGDLTDLGEPAAYVALKQAVEPVAQRLGAPVIWVAGNHDERPELRRSLLGREPSQQPVTGVWDLSGLRLIALDSSVPGWHHGDLDAAQLEWLGGVLAEPAPLGTLLAMHHPPLPGHIPFFDLLELRHQDALAAVIAGTDVRGILAGHLHYSTHGMFAGVPVSVSAASCYTMNLARPAVEVNGMDAGQSFHLVHVYDDTITHAVVPVVDAPTADVFNEEWLAAMAALSPEERLERFARKPPRNAD
- a CDS encoding peptidase: MTVDINWLAFVQVFVVALGGAIIVVGFYAIGVRMLVRAGRVPVVAPAEFTDAITVITPKEAARAEKAAAKAAKKSPLTTAQKDLAFVAACASFTLCGAAVLSGILLIVFNH
- a CDS encoding aspartate ammonia-lyase; the protein is MAMDATMRTRTETDSLGSMEIPADAYWGIHTARALANFPIAKRPISVYDDFVKALAMVKQASARANREIGVLSHEKADLIDRAAQLVIDGKFHDQFVVGVIQGGAGTSTNMNANEVITNVALELAGREKGDYAFLAPIDDTNRSQSTNDVYPTAVKVGLSLLLQSLLEEMSLLRASFLAKAVEFHDILKVGRTQLQDAVPMTLGQEFHGFASTLGYDHQRLTENASLMFEINMGATAIGTGITTHPGYAPAVLRHLREITGLDLATASDLVEATSDTGSFMSFSSSLKRSAIKLSKICNDLRLLSSGPQAGLGEINLPAKAAGSSIMPGKVNPIIPEVVNQVAFSVAGADVTVTMAAEAGQLQLNAFEPVIAHSIFQSITWMRQAMWTLRVNCIDGITANRERLGAMVGSSVGVVTALTPFIGYAASAALAKTALLTGRNVSDLVVEAGLMAREEVTKQLSPARLSGLEAVTTEIPIVQPAENVVAEEH
- a CDS encoding inorganic phosphate transporter, translating into METAALIVVLVIALALFFDFTNGFHDTANAMATPIATGALKPKVAVGLAAGLNLVGAFLSTEVSQTISHGIIREDQITNSTQFLALIFAGLIGAVAWNMLTWLLGLPSSSSHALFGGLIGATLVGVGVIGVNFGEVFGKVILPALLSPLTAGIVAFLATRLAYALTRRYDNKPDGRSGFRWGQIFTSSMVALAHGTNDAQKTMGIITLALIMAGWQNKDQAEPHIWVILACAFTIALGTYLGGWRIIRTLGRGLTDVKPAQGFAAETATAATILASSAVGFALSTTQVASGSVIGSGLGRRGSKVRWGTAGKIAVGWLLTLPAAGAVGAVAALIVGWLGNWGILVDGVLALALIVGLFLRSRRNAVTAANAMSDVAESGRAVKVKKNPPPTRRQRAIIREEERRKAEEKARRKAEERERERRRLEEEARAKAEKKAKAKADAKKSDGEKKRTDKKKKADGKKTGGKKKVAEAERGAAARNAAGGKGAK